In Pseudomonas coleopterorum, the genomic window GGGGCCTTCGTCGTTGTGTTCGAAACCGTCCGAGCCCTGTGGCACCAGACGGTTGAAGAAGCGCTCGAAGTCCCGGCGAACGGCCGGATCGGCGTTTTCGTTGACGGTCAACGACGCCGAGGTGTGTTGCAGCCACAAGTGCAGCAGGCCCGTGCGGCATTCGCGCAGGCGCGGCAGTTGTGCAAGCAACTCGTCAGTCACCAGATGAAACCCGCGAGGCTTGGCTCGCAAGGTGATGAGGGTCTGCTGCCACATACCGATCTCGTCCGTTCGGGGCGCATTCTAGCGCGCTCTGGGAAAAAGCAAAGAGCCTGTTCGTGACTGTTTTGCAGTGAGCCGCCGTCCTCGATCGCTACGGCAAAGGGCCGCCCCGGCGGCAAAACCGCAGGGACTGATGCAGATGACAAATCGCAGGCAAAAAAATGCCCGGCAAGCCGGGCATTTTTTTCCGAACGGTTACAAGTTGTAGCCGCGCTCGTTGTGTTGCGCGAGGTCAAGGCCCACGGCCTCTTCTTCCTCGTTGACTCGCAGACCCATCACCGCATCCAGAACCTTGAGGATGACGTAGGTCACGATCGCGGTGTAGACCACGGTGAAACCGACACCCTTGAGCTGGATCCAGACCTGCGCGCCGATGTCTTCGACGGTGCCGAAACCACCCAGTGCGGGAGCGGCGAACACACCGGTCAGGATGGCGCCGACGATGCCACCGATACCGTGTACACCGAAGGCATCCAAGGAGTCGTCGTAGCCCATCTTGCGCTTGAGCGTGGTGGCGCAGAGGAAGCAGATGACACCTGCCGCCAGGCCAATCACCAGGGCGCCCATCGGGCCGACGGTGCCGGCAGCCGGGGTGATGGCAACCAGGCCAGCGACCACGCCCGAAGCGATACCCAGCGCGCTTGGCTTGCCGTGGGTCAGCCACTCGGCGAACATCCAGCCCAGTGCAGCGGCGGCGGTTGCGATCTGGGTCACCAGCATCGCCATGCCAGCGGTGCCGTTGGCGGCAGCGGCGGAACCGGCGTTGAAGCCAAACCAGCCGACCCACAGCATGGCTGCGCCGATCAGGGTGTAGCCCAGGTTATGCGGCGCCATCGGCGTGGTTGGGTAGCCCTTGCGCTTGCCCAGCACGATGCAGGCAACCAGACCCGCCACACCGGCGTTGATGTGCACCACGGTGCCGCCAGCGAAGTCCAGCACGCCCCAGTCCCACATCAGGCCGCCGTTGCCGGACCAGACCATGTGCGCGATCGGTGCATAGACCAGGGTGAACCAGATGGCCATGAAGATCAGCATCGCGGAGAACTTCATGCGCTCGGCGAAGGCACCGACGATCAGCGCCGGGGTGATGATGGCGAAAGTCATCTGGAAGGTGATGAACACCGCTTCGGGGAACAGCGCCGCAGGGCCGGTGATGCTGCTTGGGGTGACGCCGCTGAGGAACGCCTTGGACAGGCCGCCGACGAAGGAGTTGAAGTTGACGACGCCTTGTTCCATACCGGTCGTGTCGAAGGCCAGGCTGTAGCCGTAGACCATCCACAGAATGCTGATCAGGCCGGTGATGGCAAAACACTGCATCATCACCGAGAGCACGTTCTTGGAGCGCACCATGCCGCCGTAGAACAACGCCAGGCCAGGAATGGTCATGAACAGCACGAGGGCGGTCGAGGTCAACATCCAGGCGGTGTCGCCGGAGTTGAGAACGGGGGCTGCCGCCTCGTCCGCCAAGGCAAGGCCAGGCATTGCGAGGGACAACAGGGCTCCTAGCCCTGCGAATTGACGCAGAGTCATATTGTTTACTCCTGGGGCGTTGGGTTGTGTCGGCTTTTTTTTAGATTGCGTCGGTATCGGTTTCGCCGGTACGGATGCGAATCGCCTGTTCCAGATTGACCACGAAAATCTTGCCGTCGCCGATCTTGCCGGTGTTGGCGGCCTTGGTGATGGCTTCGATGACGCGATCCAGATCCTTGTCGTCGATGGCAACGTCGATCTTGACCTTGGGCAGGAAGTCGACCACGTACTCCGCGCCGCGATACAGCTCGGTGTGGCCTTTCTGCCGACCGAAACCCTTGACTTCGGTTACGGTGATGCCCTGCACGCCGATTTCCGACAACGACTCGCGGACGTCGTCCAGCTTGAATGGCTTGATGATGGCAGTGACTAGCTTCATGAAACTCTCTCCCGAATTGGTGGACTTGCCCCAGGAAAACAAACCCGGATCAAGTCTAAGCGCAGTGCCTGGCTTTGTAACGCATCGTCGACCCCGCAGCCCCGGACCGACACCAGATAAACTGCTCCTGACGAAACACATCCTGCGAAGCTCAGCACTGCTCTCGTCACGGCGAGTCCATCAGTGCCAGGGTCACTTGGCTCTAAGCAGAAAGCTTGCCATGTCGCGCAAACCGCGTGATTTCGCCGCCCTGCCCGGCTTTTGTGCAACTCCGCCAGCAGGTCACGCCGACAGGTGCACAACAAGGGTGCAGCCATGGGCACACTCGTGCTCGAAAACCGTGCGCGGCCGGCCTGCTTTTCAGCGTGGGGCTGCGTGATACACTGCAACCCACTCTGCCTCAGGATATTTTCCATGCTCGCGCCCAAAGCTTTTCTCGACGCCCTGAGCGACCACGCATCCCGCCTGTTCAGCGGCGACACCGCGCAGCCGCGCGCCGAACTCGAAAGCCAGTTCAAGGCCTTGCTGCAGTCCGGTTTCAGCAAGCTGGACCTGGTCAGCCGCGAAGAATTCGACAGCCAGATGGTCGTCCTAGCGCGTACCCGTGCGCGATTGGAGAGCCTGGAAGCCAAAGTCGCCGAGATAGAAGCCAAGGCCGCGCCCAAGGCCGACTGACATCAGGGTGCAGCACGTCGCTGGGGCGACTGCACCGCTTTGCGTCACTCCCAGGCATTGCCATTGAACATGTTATTGAACGGCAGGGACGTGCTTCGATGAACCGCAACGAGCTGCGCAAGGCCGATATCAACCTGATGGTCGTGTTCGAGGCGCTCATGCTCGAGCGCAACGTCACCCGCGTCGCGGAAAAGCTGTTCCTCGGCCAGCCCACCGTCAGCTCGGCGCTGAACCGACTGCGCGCCCTGTTCAACGACCCTTTGTTCATCCGCATCGGCCATCGCATGGAGCCCACCGCGCGCGCCGAGGAAATCATCAGGCACCTCTCGCCCGCGCTGGACGCCATGTCCGTCGCGCTGAGCCTGACCCACGATTTCGACCCCACCGTGAGCACCATGACCTTCCGCATCGGGCTCTCGGACGACGTCGAGTTCGGCCTGTTGCCGCAAGTGCTGCGCGCCTTGCGCACCGAGGCGCCAAAGGTGGTGATCGTGGTGCAGCATGTGGATTACTGGCGCATCCCCGACCTGCTCGCGTCCGGCGACATCACCGTGGGCATCAGCCAGACCCGCGGCCTGCCGGCCAACGCCAAGCGCAAACTGCTGCGCCGCATGCGCCCGCGCGTGCTGCGCGCCGACAAGTCCGCCACACCGCTGACCCTGGACGAATACTGCTCACGCCCCCACGTGCTGGTGTCGCCCACCGCGCACACCAGCGGTATTGCGGACGAATGGCTGCAGGAAATCGGTCGCACACGCCAGGTGGTACTGTCGGTGCCCCAATTCAGCTCCCTCCCCGCCCTGCTCGCCGGCACCGACCTGCTCGCCGGCCTGCCCGACTACGCCGCCACCGCCATGGCCGCCCATGGCAATCTGTTCGACGAACCGCTGCCGTTCGATGCGCCCACCCTGGACCTGTCGATGGTGTGGTTGAGCATCACCGATACGGACCCGGCGGAGCGGTGGTTGCGGTCGCGGTTGGAGGCGTACATGGGGGATCGGGGTGGGGTGGTGTAGGGTCGCAACAGCGCATCACTCATCACACAAATCCGCCACTAGTGCCGGGTTTGTCGTTCAAAGGCGACATCTGGACATGGTGAACTGCCTACTGCTTTCATCCTTGCGTCCGTAGCACCCTGAATCATTTCCCCACTGGCATACCCGCCCTCATCCACTACCCTCGCACCACCACCGCAGGAAGCGGTTCATCTTTCAACGCATGGAGCACGCATGTCTCTCGCTATCGTTCACAGCCGGGCTCAGGTGGGTGTGGGTGCGCCTGCGGTCACGGTCGAGGCGCATCTGGCCAATGGGCTGCCAGCGCTGACCCTGGTGGGGTTGCCGGAGGCATCGGTCAAGGAGAGCAAGGATCGGGTGCGCAGCGCGATCCTCAATTCGGGGCTTGAGTTTCCGGCGCGGCGGATCACGTTGAACCTGGCGCCGGCGGATCTTCCGAAAGACGGCGGGCGGTTCGATCTGGCCATTGCGCTGGGAATCCTGGCGGGCAGTGGGCAGATTCCGGCGATCACCCTGGATAATGTGGAGTGCCTCGGCGAACTGGCGCTCTCAGGTGCCGTGCGGCCGGTGCAGGGTGTGTTGCCCGCTGCCCTTGCCGCTCGCGACGCGGGACGCACGCTGATCGTGCCCAGGGATAACGCCGAAGAAGCGGCGCTGGCCTCGAACCTGACGGTGATTGCCGCGGATGATCTGATGCAGCTGGTCAGTCACTTTAATGGGCGCGACCCGATCAGTCCCTTCAATGCCAACGGGCTGCTGCTGGTGAGCAAGCCTTATCCGGACCTGAGCGAGGTGCAGGGTCAGGTTGCGGCAAAGCGCGCGTTGCTGGTGGCCGCCGCTGGCGCGCACAACCTGTTGTTCAGTGGCCCACCGGGAACAGGCAAGACCTTGCTCGCCAGTCGATTGCCCGGATTGCTGCCGCCGCTGGACGAGCGCGAAGCGCTGGAGGTGGCGGCCATTCAGTCGGTGGCCAGCCATGTGCCGCTGAAGAATTGGCCACAGCGGCCCTTTCGGCATCCCCATCATTCGGCATCGGGTGCGGCGCTGGTGGGCGGTGGAAGTCGGCCGCAGCCAGGGGAAATCACCCTGGCGCACCATGGCGTGCTGTTTCTCGATGAATTGGTCGTTAGGTGAGCTTGTCAACAGTGTCTACAAATGACGACCGCTTTGTAGTCACGCTCAGCATTGAACCAGCGGTAGGGATCAACGGGCTTCTCTGCCCGTTTACGATCCCGAAGTGTGCTCAACCGAGCCTTCTCGGATCTCCAAAAAACAGCGCTTATTGGGTAGTCGGAGAAAAGGGAAATTGGGATTTCACATACGCGTGGTATGGCGCAAAGCCTCTAATCGGATTCTGCTCGCCTAGAGCATCCGCCACACTTTCGAGGCGCGGGAGTAAAAGCGACGGCTCATATTCGAGAGTTCTTGCCATCCGGTGTAGCTTCTCCAATGTGATATTTACCTCCCCCGCTCTATATATCCCATATAACTTCGATCGGCCTTTATAGTGGTCAACTGATCCCGCATACTGCGTTAAATTTTTCTTCGGCAACAGCAAGCGTCAACCAATCGTTGAACTGATGCGGCCTTTGCCAGATGTACCGTTGCATCATGATGCTGACCGATATCCTGCTGAGCGAATAACGCGCTCATGTAGTCAATTGTCGATATCACCTGATTACGAACGGATAGCTAGCCTAGAAAGCGCGCTGGAGATTAAAGATGGAAGATAATCAGTTACTCGAGCAATTACACCGCTGAATTTATAATGGAAACCCTATGGACAGGAGTTACTAAATAAAAGCACAGATAAAAAACGCCTTCCGGCTGTTACACAGGGACGATTCAAAAACTTAGCTCTAGGCGCTTATAGAACAATGATTAGACCTACCTTCGACAACTGAGCCAATCATGCCTACTAGCTCTCCAACTAGAAACTTTGTGAACATATCCTTTATAAATTAAAATCACACATGCTCTTCGGCGCCTCTATTCCTTAAAATATCTCAGTACAACTTCTATGGCGACATCAGAGCTGAAGACTGAGCCTCCCTCAAAAAACATCAGTAGGTTACTAACGCTCTGACGCCGTGTATCTATACGACCAGAAATCCTATTAGGGAAAAATCTTGCGAAGTGATACGCAGAGCCTTACTCCGAGCATTTTCTGGTAAAGGGAGCGGCATTCATGATCGTGCAGAAAAGTTCTGCGTACGATGAACTCATGAAATAAATCTGGGCAAGCGGTCTATGTGCTGAATTTTTATCCAACATTTCGACCTATCTATGCTTGGGCGAAGAGTATACTTAAGGCTAACACATGAATATCTTAAACGAGCCGTTAAATGGTAATATTTAGCAGCGAACAAGCTTAAAACGCAGATTTATGCCTCAGTATTAACGCTCATAGAGATTGCCGCTTGGAAGGGCTTCATACTCAAGACTAAATTTAATCTATCCTGTGTAAGATCACAGATAATACGTCGACAGCGGAGCCCACCAACATAAGCTCGTTCAACTCACCCAACCCCACATCTACTATGTTTACATGAATCACCATCGCCCCAGCTGCCTGAGCAATCTCAGGAATATCAGCAGCGGGCCTGACTATTCCGGACGTCCCTACAGAGACTAAAACATCGCAAGCTTGTACCTTTGAAACCGCACTTTTCCAGGCTCCAGATGGTAAGTCCTCACCAAACCATACGACACCGGGACGTAACCGACCGTTACACTTAAGGCAACGAGGCGGCTCAATCAGCTCACCTACTTCAGACACCTTTGTTTGTTCAGTCGTCAGATCCGCTGGTCTCTTGCAGGCAAAGCAGGCAGGCCTATCCAAGCTCCCATGCAGATGTATTACGTTTTCAGACCCAGCTCGTTCGTGCAGATTGTCGATGTTCTGAGTTATCACGGTAATCGTCCGGGCTCCTCCTCCTAAACGCGAGATCATTTCGTGGGCCGCATTTGGTAATGCTCTAGCGACTAGATTACGCCGCCATAAGTACCAGCCCCATACCAATGCAGGATTTTTTTTAAACGCTTTTGCAGTTTCTAATCTTTGAGGATCGTACATCTCCCAAATCCCGGTTAGCTTTTCTCGAAATGTCGGGATACCGCTTTCAGCGGAAATTCCTGCGCCGGTAAAAAACACAATTTTTCGAGCTGCTTTAAGCGCCGAAATTGCTATCTCTATATTACTCATGTGTAAACCTGCCCATAGGTCGAAACTGTAGCGCTTGAGTGCTAAATATAGAGTTGAGCTCATGCCTCATGATCATAACACGACTTCAATCTATTCTTAAACACGTGCTGGATACCCTACCTATTCCGCTTGACCAGCATCGCGCAAACAGTTTTATCATATGGCGAATACGTTCCGACGGAGAATTAACAAATGCTAGCTTCAGTAACAGTTCGCGGACTCAACCTTCAGCGTGCGCAAGCCGACTTAAGATTATTATTATTCCTCCCGGGCAAGCAACTCCAGTTCAAATATAGACACCTTGCTCGATTTGCCACAGCACTGCTTCTACATTAAAAAAGCCTATAGATGTCGATAAAAGTTTGCAAGGACATTGATAGTTGAGCCCGCGTACAGGTTCAACGAACCATAGCTCTGCTGAGCTTCTACTTCCCAACACTCGCTCAGCTATTATCAAAATCTGCTCTCGCCTCGCCAGAAAAAAGCCATATTGCATACTCCAGCAGTTTAGCGAGCATATTCTGCTTCTTGTGAAACCCTCAGGTTTGTACATTACTTAAGTCCTCGCTAGAGGTTTGGCGATCACGTCAATTCGTTAGCGTACGTCTGAGCGACAGGGTCTACAAGAAAGGGGCAACGCGGGACGGAGCTTCGCACCATCCCACGTACCCTCTTCCGATGCTCGGCAAATGCTATAGAGATATGTTTAGACATCATCTAAAGGTCGGATATTATTGCCCTTGTCAATATAACTTACGCGTACAAATTTTTGTAGTTATTAAATCACCTGAAAAGGCCATGACGATAAGCCTCATGCAAAATTAAAATGCGAATAAACCGCAGGCTTATGCTGCTCTACAAACTGATATATAAAATCGCCATACGCCTCACCTGCAATCATATTAAAAATAAATCCTGTGGTATAGTATAGTATTCAATTCGATGCACGATAAATTTGCTTTGTACCTGTTAGTGACTTCGCATCGAAATCTGGACGATTTGAGTCGTGATAGACCGCACCGCTTTCTACCTGGAATAGGCATGTCGCCACGTCATTACAATCAAATCCCATACTTAGGGATTGAAGACGTTCCATACACCACGATGCGCCTCCATTGATCCTACTTGGGGTGACGATTTGAACCTCTGAGACCCTAAAGGCCGCATCCTGCTTGCTCAGAAGTTCGGAAAGCCCCAATTCGTCGCTCAAGAGCTCCTCGGTGGAGACGACACTGCCATCCTGCCACCTCATGACGCTCACATGATACCAATGGGTGTTTAGCGACCTTGAGATGCTATTCCAATGCGCAAGGCCAATAACGAATAAACCTGGGGCACAAGCCATGTCATCTTCGTGAGTACAGAACATTCCTGGGTGTCCCAATCTCGTGCATCGCTTCGCGAAAGGGATGAGATCAGATTCCGTCGTCACGTTGCCCGGATTGCCGAACTACTGATAGTCACGGAGCTACCACTGCATCTCATCACTCAGGGCCTGCCACTACCGTCTGCTCGCATGAGCACCAGAGCACCGCCAGTGCAAGATGACGCCACTTAGGCGTCACGTTATCAATATATAGATTTGTTAGGCGGTACGCAAACGCGGCATACCGTCCCCTTTTAGGGGCCTAAAATGTCGCTACGCGAATCTTTTGGAGCGGTGCTACAGCTGCTCCGTACTCGAAAAGGTCTGACACAGAGTGATATCTCCAAGACCGTCGCCCAATCCCACGTTAGCCAGTTAGAGACCGCTAAGACTAGCCCTACCGTGGAGGTTATCTCCGATTTAGCGTCAGCGCTGGACATTCAACCTATGTCACTGCTTGCCTTGGCTCACGCGTCACATAAACGGAAGACCGCACGTGAAATGCTCATGGAGTCCATCGCTGAGCTGCACGAGCTAGAGTTGGCGGATGCTCCGCTACCGCTCAAATCGGAGTTGATAGTGACGCCAGCGATGGTAGAGGCTACCAGGAAGAGAAAGGCTGTCGAAGAGCTGAAGGCAAGGGGTCTGACCCAAGCTGAAGCTGCAAAGGAGTTAGGAATGGCGGAAAGCACGCTGAGACGACATTGGCATCAAACTGCTAAGGTGTAGTGGTCCAATGAAACCGGACACCCATTTAGGCGAGAATCCTCGCCACACAGAGGTGTTCGATGAGCAGACAACGACGTACCTTCACCCCCGAATTTAAGCGCGAAGCTGCCAGCTTGGTGCTTGACCAGGGCTACAGCCACGCTGATGCAGCCCAGTCGCTTGGGTTGTTAGAGTCGGCCTTGCGCCGGTGGGTCAACCAGCTCCAGCAGGACCGAGGCGGTGCCACACCGGCTAGCAAAGCGCTGACGCCTGAGCGGTAGAAAATCCAGGAACTGGAAGCCCGAATCAACCGCCTGGAACGAGAGAAATCGATTTTAAAAAGGCTACCGTGCTCTTGATGGCCGAGGAACACGAGCGTTCGCGTTAATCGATCAATTGCCGACTCAAGAGCCGATTGATCTGTTGTGCTCGGT contains:
- a CDS encoding ammonium transporter, giving the protein MTLRQFAGLGALLSLAMPGLALADEAAAPVLNSGDTAWMLTSTALVLFMTIPGLALFYGGMVRSKNVLSVMMQCFAITGLISILWMVYGYSLAFDTTGMEQGVVNFNSFVGGLSKAFLSGVTPSSITGPAALFPEAVFITFQMTFAIITPALIVGAFAERMKFSAMLIFMAIWFTLVYAPIAHMVWSGNGGLMWDWGVLDFAGGTVVHINAGVAGLVACIVLGKRKGYPTTPMAPHNLGYTLIGAAMLWVGWFGFNAGSAAAANGTAGMAMLVTQIATAAAALGWMFAEWLTHGKPSALGIASGVVAGLVAITPAAGTVGPMGALVIGLAAGVICFLCATTLKRKMGYDDSLDAFGVHGIGGIVGAILTGVFAAPALGGFGTVEDIGAQVWIQLKGVGFTVVYTAIVTYVILKVLDAVMGLRVNEEEEAVGLDLAQHNERGYNL
- a CDS encoding LysR family transcriptional regulator encodes the protein MNRNELRKADINLMVVFEALMLERNVTRVAEKLFLGQPTVSSALNRLRALFNDPLFIRIGHRMEPTARAEEIIRHLSPALDAMSVALSLTHDFDPTVSTMTFRIGLSDDVEFGLLPQVLRALRTEAPKVVIVVQHVDYWRIPDLLASGDITVGISQTRGLPANAKRKLLRRMRPRVLRADKSATPLTLDEYCSRPHVLVSPTAHTSGIADEWLQEIGRTRQVVLSVPQFSSLPALLAGTDLLAGLPDYAATAMAAHGNLFDEPLPFDAPTLDLSMVWLSITDTDPAERWLRSRLEAYMGDRGGVV
- a CDS encoding accessory factor UbiK family protein, producing MLAPKAFLDALSDHASRLFSGDTAQPRAELESQFKALLQSGFSKLDLVSREEFDSQMVVLARTRARLESLEAKVAEIEAKAAPKAD
- a CDS encoding antitoxin Xre/MbcA/ParS toxin-binding domain-containing protein produces the protein MYKPEGFTRSRICSLNCWSMQYGFFLARREQILIIAERVLGSRSSAELWFVEPVRGLNYQCPCKLLSTSIGFFNVEAVLWQIEQGVYI
- the glnK gene encoding P-II family nitrogen regulator — translated: MKLVTAIIKPFKLDDVRESLSEIGVQGITVTEVKGFGRQKGHTELYRGAEYVVDFLPKVKIDVAIDDKDLDRVIEAITKAANTGKIGDGKIFVVNLEQAIRIRTGETDTDAI
- a CDS encoding helix-turn-helix domain-containing protein produces the protein MSLRESFGAVLQLLRTRKGLTQSDISKTVAQSHVSQLETAKTSPTVEVISDLASALDIQPMSLLALAHASHKRKTAREMLMESIAELHELELADAPLPLKSELIVTPAMVEATRKRKAVEELKARGLTQAEAAKELGMAESTLRRHWHQTAKV
- a CDS encoding secondary thiamine-phosphate synthase enzyme YjbQ — translated: MWQQTLITLRAKPRGFHLVTDELLAQLPRLRECRTGLLHLWLQHTSASLTVNENADPAVRRDFERFFNRLVPQGSDGFEHNDEGPDDLPAHFKASLLRCQVTVPVTSGRLATGTWQGIYLGEHRDHGGARRVLATLYGEDA
- a CDS encoding SIR2 family NAD-dependent protein deacylase, coding for MSNIEIAISALKAARKIVFFTGAGISAESGIPTFREKLTGIWEMYDPQRLETAKAFKKNPALVWGWYLWRRNLVARALPNAAHEMISRLGGGARTITVITQNIDNLHERAGSENVIHLHGSLDRPACFACKRPADLTTEQTKVSEVGELIEPPRCLKCNGRLRPGVVWFGEDLPSGAWKSAVSKVQACDVLVSVGTSGIVRPAADIPEIAQAAGAMVIHVNIVDVGLGELNELMLVGSAVDVLSVILHRID